The following coding sequences lie in one Lysobacter capsici genomic window:
- a CDS encoding M56 family metallopeptidase: MESHVIESLIDATPAFAAQHLLQGALLFALAVVFMRMRALDAELRSWLLLAVFALATLSPLAALLPGPPSPAFAAPAEQLVPLPDEGPTPDEAIYEAGQRTDVLYLEIPRSFSTVLALAWALGALWQWMRLVEGARQARRLRRCAHPAPALETLLAQELPRRARIATTAIDGPMVVGLLRPTILIPRALANSLEPGALRDILRHEIAHIRRGDLWLTAAVRAALAVFWWSPLLRLIHARLDLAREMACDARAARGCDGRVDYAGSLLSSAETLLDLGERPAWLAVGMLERRSHLAQRIDGLIEPGPGEEPRRRHAAVAVCVSALLAFAGLSLASTPRLDVAGRHVAEPDARVVALLAAAKAGDTATVRKLAAGGVDIDARVLGDGTALIQAVTARNLTTVDTLLALGADPNRAALGEGNPLIVAARIGAQPIVERLVRAGADVNRVVTYDETPLINAARAGHLATVEYLVARGADVNLGMVADGWLGRWRSPLNQARDPAVHSYLIGRGAVAGHP, translated from the coding sequence ATGGAAAGCCACGTGATCGAAAGCCTGATCGACGCCACGCCGGCGTTCGCGGCCCAGCACCTGCTGCAAGGCGCGCTGTTGTTCGCGCTGGCGGTGGTGTTCATGCGTATGCGGGCGCTCGATGCCGAATTGCGCTCGTGGCTGCTGCTGGCGGTGTTCGCGCTGGCGACGCTGTCGCCGCTGGCGGCGCTGCTGCCCGGCCCGCCCTCGCCTGCGTTCGCCGCCCCGGCCGAGCAACTGGTGCCGTTGCCGGACGAAGGCCCGACGCCCGACGAAGCGATCTACGAGGCCGGGCAACGCACCGACGTGCTGTACCTGGAAATACCGCGATCGTTTTCGACGGTGCTGGCGCTGGCCTGGGCGCTCGGCGCGCTGTGGCAGTGGATGCGGCTGGTCGAAGGCGCGCGCCAGGCGCGCCGGCTGCGTCGCTGCGCGCATCCTGCGCCGGCGCTGGAGACGTTGCTTGCGCAGGAACTACCGCGCCGTGCACGGATCGCGACCACCGCCATCGACGGCCCGATGGTGGTCGGCCTGCTGCGCCCCACGATCCTGATCCCACGCGCCTTGGCGAACAGCCTGGAACCCGGCGCGCTGCGCGACATCCTGCGCCACGAGATCGCGCATATCCGCCGCGGCGATCTGTGGCTGACCGCGGCGGTACGCGCGGCGCTGGCGGTGTTCTGGTGGAGCCCGTTGCTGCGGCTGATCCATGCGCGCCTGGACCTGGCGCGCGAGATGGCCTGCGATGCGCGCGCCGCCCGCGGCTGCGATGGGCGCGTGGACTACGCCGGCTCCCTGCTCAGCAGCGCCGAGACCTTGCTGGACCTGGGCGAACGGCCGGCCTGGCTGGCGGTCGGCATGCTCGAACGCCGCAGCCATCTCGCCCAGCGCATCGATGGACTGATCGAACCCGGCCCGGGCGAGGAACCGCGACGCCGGCATGCGGCGGTCGCCGTGTGCGTATCGGCGCTGCTCGCGTTCGCCGGCCTGTCGCTGGCGAGCACGCCGCGCCTGGACGTCGCCGGGCGCCATGTCGCCGAACCCGACGCCCGGGTCGTCGCCCTGCTCGCCGCGGCCAAGGCCGGCGATACCGCCACGGTGCGCAAACTCGCCGCCGGCGGCGTGGACATCGATGCGCGCGTCCTCGGCGACGGGACCGCGCTGATCCAGGCCGTGACCGCGCGCAACCTGACCACCGTCGACACCTTGCTGGCCTTGGGCGCCGACCCGAATCGCGCCGCGCTCGGCGAAGGCAACCCCTTGATCGTCGCCGCGCGGATCGGCGCGCAGCCGATCGTCGAACGCCTGGTGCGCGCCGGCGCCGACGTCAACCGGGTGGTGACTTACGACGAAACGCCGTTGATCAACGCCGCCCGCGCCGGGCATCTGGCGACGGTCGAGTACCTGGTCGCGCGCGGCGCCGACGTCAACCTGGGCATGGTCGCCGATGGCTGGCTCGGGCGCTGGCGCTCGCCGCTCAATCAGGCCCGCGATCCGGCCGTGCACAGTTACCTGATCGGTCGGGGAGCGGTCGCCGGCCATCCCTGA